The following coding sequences are from one Prochlorococcus sp. MIT 1314 window:
- the msrA gene encoding peptide-methionine (S)-S-oxide reductase MsrA: MKYLLSLIVALSIFVNPLNAFAEELILAGGCFWCLEHDLESLKGINFVQSGYSGGDLQNPTYENHEGHQEVVLVDYDSKLVTLPEILRLYFRNIDPLDGKGQFCDRGDSYRPVIFFKNATEESDAINAIVSASNELHVPLEKIAVKLKFKGQFWLAEEYHQDFAEKNELKYKFYRFSCGRDQRLDKLWGDNARSINLWNK; this comes from the coding sequence ATGAAATACCTCTTATCTCTAATAGTTGCTCTTTCAATATTTGTTAACCCTTTAAACGCTTTTGCAGAGGAATTGATTCTTGCAGGAGGTTGTTTTTGGTGTTTAGAACATGATTTAGAGTCATTAAAGGGGATAAATTTCGTACAAAGTGGCTATTCAGGTGGAGATTTGCAAAATCCTACTTACGAAAATCATGAAGGACATCAGGAAGTGGTTTTGGTAGACTATGATTCCAAATTGGTAACTTTACCCGAGATACTTAGGCTCTATTTCAGAAATATTGATCCTCTGGACGGCAAAGGTCAATTTTGTGATCGTGGAGATTCTTATAGGCCAGTGATCTTTTTTAAAAATGCAACTGAGGAAAGTGATGCAATAAATGCAATTGTTTCCGCCTCTAATGAATTGCATGTGCCATTAGAAAAAATAGCTGTAAAACTAAAATTCAAAGGTCAATTTTGGTTGGCTGAAGAATATCACCAGGATTTTGCAGAGAAAAATGAATTGAAATATAAGTTCTATAGATTCTCATGTGGGAGAGATCAGAGGTTGGATAAATTATGGGGTGATAACGCTAGATCAATAAATCTTTGGAATAAATGA